The following is a genomic window from Caldicellulosiruptor danielii.
CAGTAACATTATCAGTGTTATAAAAGAAGAAAAAATACCACCCCATGGTGATGAACTTGTGGATGATCCCTGGCACTGGTATGAGGAGGGCAAAAAGATACTGGGGCTTCCGAGCATATTTGATGTGTATGATAAAAGCGAACCTTTGTTTGAGTATAATTCTGGAAAATAGATTACATGGAGGTGTTAAAAAGATGAGCATCCCTTCCTATGTTATTTTAGGGTATGAATTTAGGCTCAATGGCAGAGTTCAATCAGACGATATTATAAAATTTGAAGATGTATTTGTGGAGTTCATACAGAACTTTTGTGAAATTACTCTTGCAAACATAGAAGGTTATTTTCCTAATAATGCAACGTACAACATATTCTGGCCCAACATTCATGCTGAAATGACACAAATTGAGAGAGTTGGTGAAAATTTATTCAAAGTTAAGCTGTGGTTTGCTTATGATATGACATTATCAAAAAAGGGGAAAAAGAAATTAATAGAAAAATGTAAAGAGTTTATAAGAAGAATGAACAGGTTTTTTGAGCTGTTTGAATATGATGTTAGATTTGGGGATGAACCTATTAGCGAGGAAGTGTATGATCCTGCTGAAGAATCTGGAATTGTCCCTGATTATGAAGATTTGTTTCTGGATGATGACGATGAAGAATAGTTAATAAATTTTTATTAGCCAATTCCCAGAATTTAGCAGGGTAATAGTCAGTGCAATAACTCTGCAATGTGATATTTTTGTGGATTATTGATAATTTAAAAATATAATAGGCTGTTATTCCCGGTAAAAAAGGAGTAACAGCCTGCTTCCTTTAAAACTCACAGGTAATATTTATATTACAAAATTTGTAAGCACTCCGATTCCCTCTATTTCAACTTCAACCACATCACCCTGTTTCATTGGACCGATTCCTGAAGGAGTGCCGGTTATAATCACATCAAATGGCTTTAAAGTCATTATTGAACTTATGTAGCTTACCAGGTTTTCCACAGGAAAGATGAAATTGCTGGTGTTTGAACTTTGAACAAGCTTTCCATTCAGATAGGTTCTGATATTGCTATTATTGGGGTCAATCTCATCTGTTATAACAGGACCAAGAGGCAGGAATGTATCAAATGACTTTGCAACTGTCCAATTTTTATAGGATATAATTGATTTAACAGAAATTTGAGTGTAATGAGCCTTATTTGTTCTTAAAAGGTCAGCCATAAAAAATCCAAAGATCTTTCAAAACAAAAAAATACCCTTCGCCACAAAAATATTTTTCATACTAAGTGGCGGAGGGTTTTTCTTTTTTAATACTCAAACTCAAGCCCAAATGGTTTTAATGCTCTTGGCAAAATCCCGTGGACATACGCAATCATGATACCATAGTTTGTAATAGGCACACCCTGTTTTTTGGCAAGTTCTATTCTATAGAGCATTTCTCTTCGTGTTATCATGCACCCACCACAGTGGACAATCAGTGCATACTTTGACAAATCCTTAGGGTAATTGTAGCCTGAAACCCACTCAAAATTTATGTCAAAACCAGCAATTTGGCGAATCCAGCGAGGGAGTTTTACTGTGCCAATGTCGTCAGACTGTCTGTGGTGTGTACAAGCCTCTGCAATCAAGACTTTGTCACCTGGTTTTAACTCTTTAATCTTTTTCACACCCTCAACAAACTCAATCAAATCCCCTTTGTATCTTGCAAACAAAATTGAAAATGAAGTAAGAGGAATATCAGGTGGGGTGTCTGCGTCAACCTTTAAAAAAGCTTGCGAGTCTGTGATTACAAGTGCAGGTTTTTTACCAAGATTTTCGATGGTTTCTTTTAACTCATATTCCTTTGTTACAATTGCAATTGCATCAGAGTCTAAAATATCCCTTATTGTCTGTTGCTGGGGCAAAATCAATCTTCCTTTTGGGGCTGCCTTGTCAATCGGCACAACTAAAACTACAAAGTCACCCGGGTTTATCAAATCTCCTACTATTCGCAAATCCTCTCCAACATCTGGCACAAGCTTTGAAAGTGAACTTTTTAGCTCATCAATTCCTTTTAAAGTAGCGCATGACACAGCTAAAAATGGCATTTGCAGGGTTGATTGCAAAAATGCAAGTTTTTCCTTATAGTTTGGGTCTTTGTCAATCTT
Proteins encoded in this region:
- the hydF gene encoding [FeFe] hydrogenase H-cluster maturation GTPase HydF, translating into MNTTPRSERLHIAIFGKRNAGKSSLINAITNQPIAIVSDMPGTTTDPVYKSMEILPLGPVVLIDTAGIDDEGMLGRLRVEKTLEVLNKTDIAILVVSDIDDLTYEKQLAKLFDEKKVPKIGVLNKIDKDPNYKEKLAFLQSTLQMPFLAVSCATLKGIDELKSSLSKLVPDVGEDLRIVGDLINPGDFVVLVVPIDKAAPKGRLILPQQQTIRDILDSDAIAIVTKEYELKETIENLGKKPALVITDSQAFLKVDADTPPDIPLTSFSILFARYKGDLIEFVEGVKKIKELKPGDKVLIAEACTHHRQSDDIGTVKLPRWIRQIAGFDINFEWVSGYNYPKDLSKYALIVHCGGCMITRREMLYRIELAKKQGVPITNYGIMIAYVHGILPRALKPFGLEFEY